The following are from one region of the Carnobacterium gallinarum DSM 4847 genome:
- a CDS encoding PTS sugar transporter subunit IIC has product MEKLLEKFAQKILPFANAIGQQRHLQAIRNGLISILPLTIIGSFFVILLNIPINGYAEFIAPYSAALDIPFRYTVGIMALYSAFTIGSFLGKSYKLDGITSGFLAMLATILMVVPINLKEGTDVAGNAVNAGRYIPIAPLSSQGLFGAIVASLVAVEIYRFTKERKLEIKMPDGVPPVVSSSFAALLPTLFIILVFWIPRHFFNFDLNGLLTILIMPLKNFLTGNNLLGGILTQFIICLFWALGIHGHAVLGPIIRPFWDQAIIENADLFQSGVSAFQLPNIFTEQFYQWYAQMGGTGATLALCFLFLFSKSSYLKQLGKLSILPGIFNINEPLIFGAPIVMNPLLAAPFILVPIANTILIYIVTVLGWMPRMMVKPPFTLPAPFGALVTSNWNIVACLMVFVCFLVSLAIYYPFFKLFEKNQLKTEAEAMSSATEA; this is encoded by the coding sequence ATGGAGAAATTATTAGAAAAATTTGCACAAAAAATCTTACCTTTTGCAAATGCAATCGGACAACAGCGACATTTACAAGCTATTCGTAATGGACTTATTTCAATTTTACCTTTGACAATTATCGGATCATTTTTTGTTATTTTACTAAATATACCTATCAATGGCTATGCAGAATTTATTGCTCCATATAGCGCTGCCTTAGATATTCCTTTTCGTTATACAGTAGGCATTATGGCTTTATATTCAGCCTTTACAATCGGCTCGTTCTTAGGAAAATCATATAAGTTAGACGGCATTACTAGTGGGTTCTTAGCCATGCTCGCAACTATTCTAATGGTCGTACCGATTAATTTAAAAGAAGGGACGGATGTTGCAGGCAACGCTGTGAATGCTGGTCGCTATATTCCAATCGCACCGCTAAGTTCTCAAGGTTTATTTGGTGCAATTGTAGCTTCCTTAGTTGCTGTCGAGATTTATCGTTTTACTAAAGAGCGCAAATTAGAGATTAAAATGCCTGATGGCGTTCCACCGGTTGTCTCTAGTTCCTTTGCAGCTTTACTTCCAACATTATTTATTATCTTAGTTTTTTGGATTCCTCGTCATTTCTTTAACTTTGACCTAAATGGCTTACTGACAATCCTGATCATGCCATTAAAAAACTTTTTAACTGGGAATAATTTATTAGGCGGCATCTTAACTCAATTTATAATTTGTTTATTCTGGGCATTGGGAATTCACGGTCATGCCGTTCTAGGACCAATTATACGCCCATTTTGGGATCAAGCCATTATTGAGAATGCTGATTTATTTCAAAGTGGCGTGAGTGCCTTCCAATTGCCGAATATTTTTACAGAACAATTCTATCAATGGTACGCGCAAATGGGTGGAACGGGAGCAACTCTAGCTTTATGTTTCTTGTTCTTGTTTTCTAAATCTAGCTACTTAAAACAATTAGGGAAACTGTCGATTTTGCCTGGTATTTTTAATATCAATGAACCGTTGATTTTTGGGGCTCCTATTGTGATGAATCCCTTACTGGCTGCACCGTTTATTTTAGTCCCAATTGCAAATACAATCTTAATCTATATTGTGACTGTTCTAGGTTGGATGCCACGAATGATGGTGAAACCACCCTTTACACTACCCGCTCCATTTGGCGCCTTAGTTACCTCAAATTGGAATATTGTCGCATGTTTAATGGTCTTTGTCTGTTTCTTAGTTTCACTAGCTATTTACTATCCATTTTTCAAATTATTTGAGAAAAATCAATTAAAGACTGAAGCTGAAGCAATGTCTTCTGCTACTGAAGCTTAA
- a CDS encoding alpha-mannosidase encodes MKKVYILAHSHWDREWYMAYEQHHMRLVELMDDLLELFETDPDFNSFHLDGQTIILDDYLQVRPEKRDLVQKYITEGKLKIGPFYILQDSFLTSSESNTRNMLVGMEESKKWGAPVKLGYFPDTFGNMGQTPQMMRQAGLDVAAFGRGVKPTGFNNVVINDEKYASQYSEMWWEGPDGSEILGLLFANWYSNGNEIPVDKDEAKAFWEVKLKDAEAYASTGHLLMMNGCDHQPVQKDLSAAIRTANELYPDIEFVHTDFDTYITALKDALPEDLSTITGEITSQETEGWYTLANTASARIYLKQWNTKVSRQLENIAEPLATMAFDVTGEYPHDTLSYAWKTLMQNHPHDSICGCSIDEVHREMMTRFEKANEVGKYVADEAAAKLVAEIQTDRLAENDKKIIPFVVFNTSGSKKTGIMETRIELNRLPFGKDRKQPHELYNQVKNEKLPNFIVKNSQGTIVTAEISDAGAEFGYDLPKDKFRQPFMARYVTVKIPMEQMAPLSWETFALVESTETPVGQARTIVSENGKQMENAFIQLTVADNGLVTIVDKVTEESYTDLLNFENVGDLGNEYIFKQPNHDQAILSGNTKAKITVLHDSASYGEIEICHQLEIPVAMEELLLEEQKAVIEFRNRQSQRSKQMATFEIRTKVLLEKGSQQVKFATSFNNQMKDHRLRVLFPTNIATNVHYADSIYEVAERSNTVDAAWKNPTNPQHQHAFVNVHDGTHGVTVANFGLNEYEILADQTTIAVTLLRAVGELGDWGYFPTPEAQCLGESEVHYGISFHGTADVTRTYHEAMVAQVPFSSYQTEIHTGELPVQHQYAVVAGEDVALTAFKRKENETNIITRLYNLTNELAEFTLEIPEKTPELCNLLEEPMAGSIVNTATPHEIISYKWK; translated from the coding sequence ATGAAAAAAGTTTATATTTTAGCTCATAGTCACTGGGATCGTGAATGGTACATGGCTTATGAACAGCATCATATGCGTTTAGTCGAGTTGATGGATGATTTATTGGAATTATTTGAAACAGATCCTGATTTTAATAGCTTTCATTTAGATGGTCAAACGATTATATTAGATGATTATTTACAAGTTCGTCCAGAAAAACGTGATTTAGTCCAAAAATATATTACCGAAGGCAAATTAAAAATTGGACCTTTCTATATTTTACAAGATTCATTTTTAACAAGTAGTGAATCAAATACCCGTAATATGTTAGTTGGGATGGAAGAAAGTAAAAAATGGGGCGCTCCGGTCAAATTAGGCTATTTCCCAGATACATTTGGAAATATGGGGCAAACACCGCAAATGATGCGTCAAGCTGGTTTAGATGTAGCGGCTTTTGGACGTGGTGTCAAACCAACAGGCTTCAACAATGTTGTAATCAATGATGAAAAATATGCATCACAATATTCTGAAATGTGGTGGGAAGGTCCGGACGGTTCAGAAATTTTAGGTTTGTTATTCGCTAACTGGTACAGCAACGGCAATGAAATTCCAGTTGATAAGGATGAAGCGAAAGCTTTTTGGGAAGTGAAATTAAAAGATGCTGAAGCGTATGCATCGACAGGACATTTATTAATGATGAACGGTTGCGATCATCAACCAGTTCAAAAAGATTTGTCAGCAGCAATCCGCACAGCGAATGAATTGTATCCAGATATTGAATTTGTTCATACTGATTTTGATACGTATATTACGGCTTTGAAGGATGCTTTACCAGAAGATTTAAGCACGATTACTGGGGAGATTACTTCTCAAGAAACAGAAGGCTGGTACACATTAGCGAATACTGCTTCTGCTCGTATTTATCTAAAACAGTGGAATACAAAGGTATCTCGTCAGCTGGAAAATATTGCAGAACCGTTGGCAACGATGGCTTTTGATGTTACTGGAGAGTACCCACACGATACGTTAAGTTACGCTTGGAAAACCTTGATGCAAAATCACCCACATGACAGTATTTGTGGTTGTAGTATTGATGAAGTCCATCGTGAAATGATGACTCGTTTTGAGAAAGCGAATGAAGTTGGGAAATACGTAGCTGATGAAGCCGCTGCTAAATTAGTTGCTGAAATTCAAACAGATCGTCTAGCTGAAAATGATAAGAAAATTATTCCTTTTGTTGTCTTTAATACAAGTGGCTCTAAGAAGACAGGGATTATGGAAACACGGATTGAACTGAATCGTCTACCATTTGGCAAAGACAGAAAACAACCACACGAACTTTACAACCAAGTTAAAAATGAAAAATTACCAAACTTTATCGTTAAAAATAGCCAAGGCACAATAGTGACAGCAGAGATTAGTGATGCAGGAGCTGAGTTTGGTTATGACTTACCAAAAGATAAATTTAGACAACCCTTTATGGCACGTTATGTAACGGTTAAGATTCCAATGGAACAAATGGCACCACTTTCTTGGGAAACATTTGCCTTAGTAGAAAGTACGGAGACACCAGTAGGACAAGCACGTACAATCGTTTCAGAGAATGGCAAGCAAATGGAAAATGCATTTATTCAATTAACGGTAGCCGACAATGGTTTAGTAACAATCGTTGATAAAGTAACAGAAGAAAGTTACACAGATTTATTGAACTTTGAAAATGTTGGGGATTTAGGCAATGAATATATCTTTAAACAACCGAATCATGACCAAGCAATCTTATCAGGAAACACAAAAGCCAAAATTACAGTGTTACATGATTCAGCAAGTTATGGTGAGATTGAAATTTGCCATCAATTGGAAATTCCAGTTGCCATGGAAGAACTGTTACTTGAAGAACAAAAAGCTGTAATTGAATTCAGAAATCGTCAATCCCAACGGTCTAAGCAGATGGCGACTTTTGAAATCCGTACGAAAGTTTTGTTAGAAAAAGGAAGTCAGCAAGTAAAATTTGCAACAAGCTTTAATAATCAAATGAAGGATCATCGTCTACGTGTACTTTTCCCAACAAATATTGCAACGAATGTGCATTATGCAGATAGCATTTATGAAGTTGCTGAACGTTCTAATACAGTTGATGCAGCTTGGAAGAATCCTACAAATCCACAACATCAACATGCATTTGTTAATGTGCATGATGGAACTCATGGTGTAACCGTAGCGAACTTTGGTTTAAATGAATATGAGATTTTAGCAGATCAAACAACCATTGCAGTTACATTATTACGAGCAGTTGGTGAGCTTGGTGACTGGGGCTATTTCCCAACTCCAGAAGCACAGTGTCTTGGGGAATCAGAAGTTCATTATGGAATTTCTTTCCATGGTACAGCAGACGTTACTAGAACGTATCATGAAGCGATGGTGGCACAAGTTCCTTTTAGTAGCTATCAAACGGAGATTCATACAGGTGAGCTGCCTGTTCAGCATCAGTATGCAGTAGTAGCAGGCGAAGATGTTGCCTTAACAGCATTTAAACGCAAAGAAAATGAAACCAATATTATTACTCGTTTATATAATTTGACCAATGAGCTTGCTGAATTTACGCTAGAAATTCCAGAAAAAACGCCAGAACTATGTAATTTATTAGAAGAGCCAATGGCGGGATCTATTGTGAATACAGCAACACCACATGAGATTATTAGTTATAAATGGAAGTAA
- a CDS encoding KUP/HAK/KT family potassium transporter — MEANGARHSNINKVTLGGILVALGVVYGDIGTSPLYVMKAIVKGNGGLAGVSEDFILGSVSLVFWTITILTTIKYVMITLRADNHGEGGIFSLYTLVRKQSKWLIVPAMIGGATLLADGMLTPAVTVTSAVEGLKEIPVFRDFFGENQHIIVIIVITIISALFLIQRFGTETVGRIFGPVMMIWFATLGIFGLVNIVRDVSLIRALSPHYAISVLFSNENKMGFFILGGVFLATTGAEALYSDLGHAGRKNIYATWGFVKFSLILNYFGQAAWILDAKNDPAMLALTDMNPFFQMMPKPFLIYGVVIATLAAIIASQSLISGSYTLVSEAIKLNLLPRLHSLYPSSSKGQVYVPAVNTILWAVCIGVVLHFQSSDRMEAAYGLAITVTMLMTTILLFNYLIERKTPMWIAVTMLIFFGAFEMSFFISSAVKFMHGGYITVLIAAVILFVMYVCNKSHSIKLRLLEYVPLADYRDQLGQLCEDADRQKYATNLVYLTNSRDKGEVESKIMYSILDKRPKRADVYWFVNVVVTDEPYTAEYTVDNIGGTDYMIKVQLKLGFRVSQKLNVFLRQIVTELVENGEVDIQSRNYSTMPDRKVGDFRFIIIQEQLSMEMELSGYETFIMQAKLFLKRHTVSPAKWFGLNVSDVEIENVPLFLGKKKTLILKRVEK; from the coding sequence ATGGAAGCAAATGGAGCAAGACATAGCAATATCAACAAGGTGACGCTTGGTGGTATTTTGGTAGCATTGGGAGTTGTATACGGGGATATTGGAACCTCTCCTTTGTATGTAATGAAGGCTATCGTAAAAGGGAACGGCGGTTTAGCTGGTGTTTCAGAAGACTTTATTTTGGGATCTGTTTCCTTAGTTTTTTGGACAATTACAATTTTAACTACGATTAAGTATGTCATGATTACGCTAAGAGCAGATAATCATGGTGAAGGTGGAATTTTTTCTTTATACACATTGGTTAGAAAGCAATCGAAATGGCTGATTGTTCCGGCGATGATTGGTGGGGCAACCTTATTAGCCGATGGAATGTTAACACCTGCAGTAACGGTGACTTCAGCAGTTGAAGGATTGAAGGAAATACCTGTTTTTCGAGATTTTTTTGGTGAAAATCAACATATTATTGTTATTATTGTTATTACGATTATTAGTGCATTATTTTTAATTCAACGATTTGGGACTGAAACAGTTGGGCGAATATTTGGCCCAGTAATGATGATTTGGTTTGCTACATTAGGAATATTTGGTCTAGTAAATATTGTACGAGATGTGAGTCTAATCCGAGCATTATCACCACACTATGCTATTTCTGTGTTATTTAGTAATGAGAACAAAATGGGTTTCTTTATTTTAGGTGGTGTCTTCCTAGCGACAACAGGAGCCGAGGCACTTTATTCTGATCTAGGTCATGCTGGTCGAAAAAATATCTATGCGACTTGGGGCTTTGTAAAATTCAGTTTGATTTTGAACTATTTTGGGCAAGCTGCTTGGATTTTAGATGCCAAAAATGACCCTGCGATGCTAGCTTTAACGGATATGAATCCTTTCTTCCAAATGATGCCAAAGCCATTCTTAATTTATGGTGTTGTCATTGCGACATTGGCAGCGATTATTGCGTCACAATCGTTGATTTCAGGATCATATACGCTTGTATCAGAAGCCATCAAATTAAATTTATTGCCACGATTACACAGCTTGTATCCATCCAGTTCAAAAGGGCAAGTCTATGTTCCCGCAGTAAATACGATTCTATGGGCCGTCTGTATTGGAGTTGTTTTGCATTTCCAAAGCTCAGATCGAATGGAAGCGGCATACGGTTTAGCAATTACGGTAACAATGTTAATGACGACTATTTTACTATTTAATTATTTAATCGAACGGAAAACACCGATGTGGATTGCTGTTACAATGTTAATCTTCTTTGGAGCTTTCGAGATGTCCTTCTTTATCTCAAGTGCGGTTAAATTCATGCATGGTGGGTATATTACAGTGCTAATTGCAGCAGTTATTCTCTTTGTGATGTATGTTTGTAATAAGAGTCATTCAATTAAATTGCGCTTGCTGGAATATGTACCGTTAGCTGATTACCGTGATCAATTAGGTCAATTATGCGAAGATGCGGATCGTCAAAAATATGCTACAAACCTAGTTTATTTAACTAATAGTCGTGATAAAGGTGAAGTTGAATCGAAGATTATGTATTCAATCTTGGATAAGCGTCCAAAACGAGCAGATGTTTATTGGTTTGTTAACGTTGTAGTAACCGACGAACCTTATACAGCAGAATATACTGTTGATAATATTGGTGGAACCGATTATATGATTAAAGTTCAGCTAAAATTAGGCTTCCGCGTTAGTCAAAAATTGAATGTCTTCTTGCGTCAGATTGTGACGGAATTAGTTGAAAATGGTGAAGTAGATATTCAATCACGAAACTATTCAACAATGCCTGATCGTAAAGTTGGCGATTTCCGCTTTATTATTATCCAAGAACAATTGTCGATGGAAATGGAATTAAGTGGGTATGAAACCTTTATTATGCAAGCAAAATTATTCTTAAAACGTCATACCGTTTCACCTGCTAAATGGTTTGGGTTAAATGTCAGTGACGTAGAAATTGAGAATGTTCCTTTATTCTTAGGGAAGAAAAAGACCTTGATTTTGAAACGTGTAGAGAAATAA
- a CDS encoding ROK family protein, with protein MAILAFDMGGTAVKYGVWLDNQLTAQGNFPTPTTWEELKTTFFKVKNQLAENYTITGVAVSAPGSVATEEGVIYGISAIPYIHFFPIQKEMEDLLGVPVTLENDANCAALAEVWQGAAKGKQNVLFVVIGTGIGGAVIVDGKLRKGEHLYGGEFGIMILDNGRSFSDLGTAANMARRYSEDKGTLFTGKEVFELAEKGEVDALAAVHELYHYLSLGLYNLQFTLDPEMIVIGGGISEKSELFTEINQRIEARFVEKEINDFLPTIVPCKYKNDANLIGAVAVFKQIHPALA; from the coding sequence ATGGCAATACTAGCATTTGATATGGGTGGAACAGCAGTAAAATATGGGGTTTGGTTAGATAACCAATTAACTGCACAAGGGAATTTTCCAACTCCAACGACATGGGAAGAATTAAAAACAACTTTTTTTAAAGTGAAAAATCAATTAGCTGAAAATTACACGATTACAGGAGTAGCGGTAAGTGCGCCTGGTTCAGTGGCTACAGAAGAAGGAGTAATTTATGGAATTAGTGCAATTCCTTATATTCACTTTTTCCCAATCCAAAAAGAAATGGAAGACCTTTTAGGAGTACCCGTTACGCTGGAGAACGATGCCAACTGTGCGGCTTTAGCAGAAGTTTGGCAAGGTGCTGCTAAAGGCAAACAGAATGTTCTTTTTGTAGTTATCGGAACCGGAATTGGTGGAGCTGTGATCGTGGATGGAAAGCTGCGTAAAGGAGAGCATCTTTACGGTGGTGAATTTGGGATAATGATTCTAGATAATGGGAGAAGTTTCAGTGATTTAGGAACCGCAGCAAATATGGCTCGCCGTTATTCTGAAGATAAAGGAACGCTTTTCACTGGAAAAGAAGTTTTTGAGTTAGCTGAAAAAGGAGAAGTCGATGCTTTAGCAGCCGTTCATGAACTATATCATTATCTAAGCCTAGGTTTATATAACTTACAGTTTACCCTTGATCCAGAAATGATAGTTATTGGTGGCGGAATTTCAGAAAAATCAGAGTTATTTACTGAAATCAATCAACGAATAGAAGCACGCTTTGTAGAAAAAGAAATCAACGATTTTCTACCAACAATTGTTCCATGTAAATACAAAAATGATGCGAATTTAATTGGTGCTGTTGCTGTCTTTAAACAGATTCATCCAGCGCTTGCGTAG
- a CDS encoding GH92 family glycosyl hydrolase, which translates to MLHYVDTRQGTNNSHSYSHGNALPYTTVPFGMNHYVVQTSNENSWFFNPHHRIFQGIRVSHQPSPWMGDFANFLMTPVAGSRIKGDIFSYQSSYRPEEAIFQPHYLKVKQQRYNITTELTAAERGGQLQINYQTNEQAGFILNATAGTSWYHLEGSTVTGFINNFSGCSDENFGLYFTMTFDYKIDLANTGYFEKDEFVQATDANGLGQHFILRFLDAEQSQVHANFSTSYISIEQAELNFKRENQLNFAEMKDAAAERWNHYLGKIRVTHTNPEYVKTFYTCLYRMFLFPQKFYELDARNQPIHYNTTAKAVANGVLYTNNGFWDTYKTVYPLYSLIAPVEYQEMLEGYLNSYKEAGYLPKWLSPDERGLMPGTLIDAVIADAAVKGILTQEKMEQFLTAMLKAATQQSDNPHYGRQGTLDYLKYGYVTTKHHESVNHTQDYAYSDFCISQVANLLGKTDIAANYRQSALNYRTIFDSESGFMRGKDAAGKFRSPFNQFDWGLDYTEGSAWQNSFAVYQDFQGLINEYGSAEAFFKKITDLCNTPPHFDVLGYGFEIHEMSEMAGVDFGQVAISNQPSFHIPYLFNYVGEPASSQVVLKQMMTRLFNSGFDGYPGDEDNGSMAGWYVFSSMGFYPVTPGSGEYVRGIPLFDTVEIDLANGKTVKVTTENNNPQSNFVADFKLNQHPYKKLFITHKDLLAGAEMSVQLGLAPVHQDYAAEELPFSIQK; encoded by the coding sequence ATGTTACATTATGTAGACACACGACAAGGAACAAATAATAGCCATTCTTATTCTCACGGAAATGCTCTTCCATATACAACCGTTCCATTTGGTATGAATCACTATGTTGTTCAAACCTCAAACGAAAATAGTTGGTTTTTTAATCCTCATCACCGCATTTTCCAAGGAATTCGAGTTAGTCATCAACCAAGCCCTTGGATGGGAGATTTTGCTAACTTCCTAATGACACCGGTTGCAGGATCACGTATCAAAGGTGATATTTTTAGCTATCAAAGCTCTTATCGCCCTGAAGAAGCTATCTTCCAACCCCATTATTTAAAAGTGAAGCAGCAACGTTACAACATTACAACTGAATTAACTGCAGCAGAACGCGGTGGTCAGTTACAGATTAACTATCAAACAAATGAACAGGCTGGCTTTATCTTAAACGCGACTGCTGGGACTAGTTGGTATCATCTTGAAGGGTCAACCGTAACAGGATTTATTAATAATTTTTCTGGTTGCTCCGATGAGAACTTTGGACTATATTTTACAATGACATTTGATTACAAGATTGACTTAGCGAATACTGGATATTTTGAGAAGGACGAATTTGTTCAAGCTACCGATGCTAACGGACTTGGTCAACATTTTATTTTACGTTTCTTGGATGCTGAACAAAGTCAAGTTCATGCTAATTTTTCAACTTCTTATATTAGTATTGAGCAAGCAGAATTGAATTTTAAACGTGAGAATCAATTAAACTTTGCTGAAATGAAGGATGCCGCGGCTGAACGTTGGAATCATTATTTAGGTAAAATCCGTGTCACTCATACAAATCCTGAATATGTCAAAACCTTCTATACTTGTCTTTATCGAATGTTTTTATTTCCACAAAAATTCTATGAATTAGATGCTAGAAACCAGCCAATTCATTATAATACAACTGCTAAAGCTGTAGCAAACGGCGTTTTATACACCAATAATGGTTTTTGGGATACCTATAAAACGGTCTATCCTCTTTATTCCTTGATTGCTCCTGTTGAATATCAAGAAATGCTAGAAGGCTATTTAAATTCTTATAAAGAAGCAGGATATTTGCCAAAATGGTTATCTCCCGACGAACGTGGATTAATGCCAGGAACTTTGATCGATGCTGTCATTGCTGATGCTGCTGTCAAAGGAATCCTAACACAAGAAAAAATGGAACAATTCCTAACAGCGATGCTAAAAGCCGCAACGCAACAAAGCGACAATCCCCACTATGGACGCCAAGGAACCTTAGATTATCTGAAATATGGTTATGTTACGACGAAGCATCATGAGAGTGTCAACCATACACAAGATTACGCTTATAGCGATTTTTGTATTAGCCAAGTAGCAAACTTATTAGGAAAAACCGATATTGCTGCGAATTATCGTCAAAGCGCCTTAAATTATCGCACTATCTTTGACTCTGAATCTGGCTTTATGCGTGGCAAAGATGCTGCTGGCAAATTCCGTTCGCCATTCAATCAATTTGACTGGGGCTTAGACTATACTGAAGGAAGTGCATGGCAAAATAGTTTTGCTGTCTACCAAGATTTCCAAGGTTTAATTAATGAATACGGTTCTGCAGAAGCCTTTTTCAAAAAAATTACAGATTTATGTAACACGCCGCCTCACTTTGATGTTTTAGGTTATGGCTTTGAGATTCATGAAATGAGCGAAATGGCTGGGGTTGATTTTGGGCAAGTGGCAATTTCTAATCAGCCAAGCTTCCACATTCCTTATCTATTCAACTATGTTGGGGAACCGGCTTCTTCTCAAGTTGTGTTAAAACAAATGATGACTCGTCTATTCAATAGTGGATTTGATGGCTATCCTGGGGATGAAGATAATGGAAGTATGGCAGGTTGGTACGTCTTTAGCTCAATGGGCTTCTATCCTGTAACTCCTGGTAGTGGTGAATACGTCCGTGGCATTCCACTATTTGATACAGTTGAGATTGATTTAGCGAATGGCAAAACCGTCAAAGTTACAACTGAAAATAACAATCCACAATCTAACTTTGTCGCTGATTTCAAATTAAATCAACACCCTTACAAAAAATTATTTATCACTCATAAAGATTTACTTGCAGGTGCTGAAATGTCTGTTCAGTTGGGTTTAGCTCCTGTTCATCAAGATTATGCAGCTGAGGAGCTACCCTTCTCGATTCAAAAATAA
- a CDS encoding glycoside hydrolase family 1 protein — MTKKYEFPTQFFWGASTSATQSEGTEKGDGKGQNIWDYASQHYNHRFYDGVTTEHTSHFYKDYQQDIQLMADIDFNSFRTSISWSRLIPDGVGEVNQEAVIFYNQVIDELIAKKIEPFINLYHFDMPMKLQEIGGFENRDVIAAYKKYAETCFALFGDRVKYWFTFNEPMIPAEAGYLHDRHYPYVVDFKRAATVLHHIILAHCEAVKSFRQLELDSKIGIIMDVIPVYPRSQNPADLKAAEMADLFYTRSINEPILLGHYPAELKPILTAYHQMPAILENDLDLIASTEIDLLGINYYKPRRVKALDYEPNKAGIFSPEWFFDNYEMPGRRMNTSRGIEIYPQGIYDIAMTIKEKYGNIDWFVSENGIGIQGEEAFIENDRVEDDYRIDFLKEHLVWLHQAIADGSNCLGYHMWTFVDCWSWINAYKNRYGFYRLDLETGKKTVKKSGLWFKSVSQNNGFD, encoded by the coding sequence ATGACAAAAAAATATGAATTTCCAACACAATTTTTCTGGGGTGCCTCTACAAGTGCTACACAATCGGAGGGAACTGAAAAAGGGGATGGTAAAGGACAGAACATTTGGGATTATGCTTCTCAGCATTACAATCATCGCTTCTATGATGGAGTGACAACCGAACATACTTCTCATTTTTACAAAGACTATCAACAAGATATTCAATTAATGGCCGATATTGATTTTAACTCTTTTCGGACTTCCATCTCCTGGTCACGTTTGATTCCAGATGGCGTTGGTGAGGTTAATCAAGAAGCAGTTATTTTCTATAATCAGGTAATTGATGAATTAATTGCAAAAAAAATCGAGCCTTTTATTAATTTGTATCATTTTGATATGCCAATGAAGTTACAAGAAATTGGTGGTTTTGAAAACCGTGACGTAATTGCTGCCTATAAAAAATATGCTGAAACATGTTTTGCGTTATTTGGAGATCGTGTGAAGTATTGGTTCACATTCAATGAACCTATGATTCCGGCTGAAGCTGGCTATCTTCATGATCGTCATTACCCTTATGTCGTTGATTTTAAACGAGCAGCAACTGTCTTGCACCATATTATTTTGGCTCATTGTGAAGCCGTGAAATCTTTCCGTCAGCTAGAGTTAGATAGTAAGATTGGCATTATTATGGATGTTATTCCAGTCTATCCTCGAAGTCAAAATCCAGCTGATTTAAAGGCTGCTGAAATGGCAGATTTATTTTATACTCGTAGCATTAATGAACCGATTTTATTAGGGCACTATCCAGCGGAATTAAAACCAATTCTAACTGCCTATCATCAAATGCCTGCAATATTGGAGAATGATTTGGATTTGATTGCTTCCACTGAAATTGATTTATTAGGCATTAATTATTACAAACCAAGACGAGTGAAGGCGTTAGATTATGAGCCAAATAAAGCGGGTATTTTCAGTCCCGAATGGTTCTTTGACAACTATGAAATGCCTGGTCGACGAATGAATACATCTAGAGGAATTGAGATTTATCCTCAAGGAATTTACGATATTGCAATGACTATCAAGGAAAAATATGGCAACATTGATTGGTTTGTTTCTGAAAATGGAATTGGAATTCAAGGAGAAGAAGCTTTTATTGAAAATGATCGTGTGGAAGATGATTATCGGATTGATTTTCTAAAAGAACATCTAGTCTGGTTGCATCAAGCAATCGCAGATGGAAGTAATTGTCTAGGTTATCATATGTGGACATTTGTAGACTGTTGGTCATGGATTAATGCGTACAAAAATCGCTATGGTTTCTATCGTTTAGATTTAGAAACCGGCAAAAAAACCGTTAAAAAATCAGGACTTTGGTTTAAATCAGTCAGTCAAAATAATGGCTTTGATTAA